DNA from Mycolicibacterium alvei:
CGTAAGCCGGTCACCGAGATGAATGATCACCGCAACCTGTTGCCCAACCTGAACTGCCTGGGTGCCTGGCAGGTCGACGAGTCCGCCATCTACGGGGATCGCTGGACGGCGATGCGCCAGGTGCTGCTGCGCACGCCGGACGATGACAACTGGGACAACCTGCTGGTGCAGTCGGTGGTGATCTTACCGTCGACGCAGGACGCCACCGACTTCGTGAGCCAATCCGCCGACCGCTGGTCCAAGTGCACCAACCACCACGTGAACATCACGCTCAACGGTGAACCGCTGCCCAAGTGGACGAGCGGCGACCTCACCAAGACCGACTCCGAGCTCACTCTGCCCTTCACCCGTGTCAACGGGGCTCAGACCCGGGCGTGCCAGCGTGCGCTGGCGGTGGCCGCCAATCTCGTCATGGACATCCAGGCGTGTAAGCCGGCCGGTTCATCGGTAACCCAGGCCGCCGATGTGGTGGACCAGATCAAGGCTGCGATGCCACGGTGACCGATGCTCGTGACCAAGCAGAAGGTAGTCTGAGCATGCAGCTGGTTTGTCGGTGCGGGCCTTGGCCCACGCCGACATCGAGCGTCGCAGGCTGATCAAGATGCGGCGTGAGAGGGAACCCGGTGAGAATCCGGGACTGTCCCGCAGCGGTATGCAGGAACGACCGCCGTCATCAGCACTGGCACGCAGGGATCTGCGGCTGGGAAGCGACGGCCAGTAGGTGCACGGGTTGCCGTGCGTGCCTGTGAGTCCGAAGACCTGCCAGCCGTACCGGGCGCGCCGCGCCCGGTGGTTCATCGCCTCGCGGAATGGGCAGTGGCCGAAAGCCGTTCACCCGTGGCGGGTGGCTGCCTTCGGTTCGACGTCTCCTGGCGGTGGCCATCCCCCGCACGTTGAAGGACGTCGTCATGAGCACATCCGCAGTACCGTTCACCGCAACCATCCTGGGTTCTCCCCGCATCGGCCCCAACCGTGAACTCAAGCGCGCCGTCGAGAAGTACTGGGCTGGTCGTATCGACCGTGCCGAACTCGAAGCCGTGGCGGCACAGCTGCGCCGGGACACCTGGGAGTCGCTCGTCGCGGCCGGACTGGATTCGGTCCCGGTCAACACCTTCTCCTACTACGACCAGATGCTCGATACCGCGGTTCTGGTCGGTGCGCTGCCGACCCGGGTGACTGGGATCGCCGATGATCTCGACCGGTACTTCGCTGCGGCCCGCGGCAACGACGAAGTTGCGCCCCTGGAGATGACCAAGTGGTTCGACACCAACTACCACTACCTCGTGCCGGAGTTCGGCCCCGACACATCGTTCTCGCTCAACCCGGCCAAGGTGCTGGGTGAGCTGGAAGAGGCTCGCGCACAGGGGGTTCCGGCCCGGCCGGTAATCATCGGACCCGTCACGTTCCTGGCCTTGTCGAAGGCGGTCGATGGTGCGGGTGCGCCCGTCTCGCGGCTCGACGAACTCGTCGATGTCTACGCTGAACTCCTGAAAGTGCTGGCCGACAAGGGCGTCGAGTGGGTCCAGATCGACGAGCCGGTGTTGGTGACCGACATCGTCGACAACGCTGCCGAGCTGGCCGAGAGGACGTACTCGCGGCTCGGCGCTCTGACCATGCGGCCGGCCGTTCTCGTCGCGACCTACTTCGGCGAGCTGACCGATGCGCTCCCGGCTCTGGCCCGGACCGCGGTCGAGGCTATCGGTGTCGATTTGGTGGCCGGCTCCGC
Protein-coding regions in this window:
- a CDS encoding sensor domain-containing protein gives rise to the protein MIRLAISLLMLVLSAAGCAGNGDKAQDPPKEVPKSALEGLLLTTDEVDTVMGTDGMVARKPVTEMNDHRNLLPNLNCLGAWQVDESAIYGDRWTAMRQVLLRTPDDDNWDNLLVQSVVILPSTQDATDFVSQSADRWSKCTNHHVNITLNGEPLPKWTSGDLTKTDSELTLPFTRVNGAQTRACQRALAVAANLVMDIQACKPAGSSVTQAADVVDQIKAAMPR